A window of the Chitinispirillum alkaliphilum genome harbors these coding sequences:
- a CDS encoding Phosphoribosyl-ATP pyrophosphatase, giving the protein MTFEEMVQLARDRKVQMPQGSSTTELFKKGAHGIGKKLVEEAAESWMAAVHESEEDLALELSQLLYYVAVMMGEKDIPIEEVYKRL; this is encoded by the coding sequence ATGACATTTGAAGAAATGGTGCAGCTGGCCAGGGATAGAAAAGTCCAAATGCCCCAGGGAAGTTCTACAACTGAGCTGTTTAAGAAAGGTGCTCATGGGATCGGGAAAAAACTGGTTGAAGAAGCTGCTGAGTCCTGGATGGCAGCAGTTCACGAGAGCGAAGAAGACCTTGCGCTGGAGCTCTCGCAGCTTCTCTATTATGTAGCTGTAATGATGGGTGAAAAAGATATTCCAATTGAAGAGGTGTACAAAAGATTATGA
- a CDS encoding polysaccharide deacetylase codes for MLKVIFFLLIIMGSIVSANDTEPPAGLTRAQTPVFLSFGIDDNRFVDGMEWMLNELFKDRVNPAGMGNPATYDGTPVRATFFVIGNAGHGETWRKLYDEGFEIGGHTWTHSFAMYDLDYTQSLEEIFPTNKYLVNTAGIPQSHIIGFRTPFLAHSVDVTTFSALKFLGYRYDCSMAASGIGAGTYLEGDSHFPRPMDNGFLFANNIIVPGFWQLPFYVMATNKPTNAPFWFESLDSMWSGASVGGFDSNFWPTRDVPRPNTSASDFLQYLKWTLDASIRGNRAPVDIGLHSDYYSHDNTGTRNFSSTVEQRRQALIDFLDYAQSKPDVRIVPKADVLRWMYNPVALDDLSQKERLENFATNQSENLAATPNISITTDSRGSIGSRLNTSTASLAWDWSLAQPSPDLYTNPDNRVDANIDFLESATGLEGIKIVYRSDSPVRIRFKQDGLSDNHAFITEFPSSPNSFTTQTVRLDVITVSQLPNSETATFDPSKVNGIAITPVLLDAPGNGITEIEELVFFGTGPLVGGDVSTTATAYRFNNNQLAVKGLKRGVLSFSVPENGTYTISVYNVNGRLLTQRSNVSLKAGIQNLTIPEATGSGVRIVRIAGNDHVITSQLISR; via the coding sequence ATGTTGAAAGTAATCTTTTTTCTACTGATTATCATGGGTTCGATAGTGTCAGCAAACGACACAGAACCACCAGCGGGTTTGACCCGTGCACAAACTCCGGTGTTTCTAAGCTTTGGTATCGATGACAACCGTTTCGTAGATGGTATGGAATGGATGCTTAATGAGCTTTTTAAGGACAGAGTTAACCCGGCTGGTATGGGTAATCCCGCGACCTACGATGGAACACCGGTGAGAGCGACTTTTTTTGTCATTGGAAATGCCGGTCACGGAGAAACGTGGCGTAAACTGTACGACGAGGGGTTTGAGATCGGGGGACATACCTGGACACACTCATTTGCCATGTATGATCTGGACTATACTCAATCTCTTGAGGAGATATTTCCCACAAACAAATATCTGGTAAACACTGCAGGCATTCCCCAGTCACATATAATTGGGTTCCGAACACCATTCCTGGCACACTCTGTTGATGTAACTACTTTTAGTGCGCTGAAATTTCTTGGCTACAGATACGATTGTTCAATGGCAGCATCCGGGATCGGTGCAGGTACTTACCTTGAAGGTGACAGCCATTTTCCGCGTCCAATGGATAATGGCTTTTTATTCGCAAACAATATTATAGTGCCAGGATTCTGGCAGCTCCCCTTCTACGTGATGGCCACCAATAAACCCACAAATGCACCATTTTGGTTTGAATCCCTTGACTCCATGTGGAGCGGCGCGTCTGTAGGTGGTTTTGACAGCAATTTCTGGCCTACCAGAGATGTACCGCGCCCAAATACCTCTGCATCAGATTTTCTTCAATACCTCAAATGGACCCTTGATGCATCGATCAGAGGTAACCGCGCACCTGTAGATATTGGCCTGCATAGTGATTACTACAGCCATGACAACACAGGTACACGCAATTTTTCATCCACAGTTGAACAACGAAGACAAGCCCTTATAGATTTCCTCGACTATGCACAGTCAAAACCCGATGTAAGAATTGTCCCTAAAGCCGACGTTTTGAGATGGATGTACAACCCCGTAGCACTCGATGACCTGAGCCAAAAAGAAAGATTGGAAAATTTCGCCACCAACCAAAGCGAGAACCTCGCAGCAACACCCAACATATCTATCACCACAGATTCAAGGGGTTCTATAGGATCCAGACTCAACACCAGCACAGCATCTCTTGCCTGGGACTGGTCATTAGCTCAACCATCACCCGACTTATACACCAACCCCGATAACAGGGTCGACGCAAATATAGATTTCCTGGAATCTGCAACCGGTCTTGAAGGAATAAAGATCGTCTACCGTTCAGACAGCCCGGTCCGGATACGTTTCAAACAGGACGGGCTCAGTGATAATCATGCATTCATAACTGAATTCCCATCCTCACCCAATAGTTTTACAACCCAAACGGTTCGACTCGATGTCATAACTGTCTCCCAGCTTCCCAATTCCGAAACCGCAACATTTGATCCATCCAAAGTAAACGGTATTGCAATTACCCCTGTTTTGCTTGATGCTCCCGGCAATGGTATAACAGAAATAGAGGAGCTTGTTTTCTTTGGAACAGGTCCTTTGGTTGGCGGAGATGTTTCAACCACCGCAACCGCTTACCGTTTTAACAATAACCAATTAGCAGTAAAAGGACTTAAAAGAGGTGTCCTGAGCTTTAGTGTTCCTGAGAATGGAACTTACACCATTTCTGTATACAACGTTAATGGCCGGCTGCTTACCCAAAGGAGTAATGTCAGCCTTAAGGCAGGAATTCAGAATTTAACTATTCCGGAAGCAACGGGCAGTGGTGTGAGGATCGTTCGAATTGCAGGAAACGATCATGTTATAACAAGCCAGCTGATTTCGCGGTAA
- a CDS encoding ATP-dependent protease La — MTGIEKILELSSEDLGPHINRANLSFETTDELSSLEEIIGQPRAHRALELGLGIRDNGYNIFAAGVNGSGKMAMVKDVLNKRVQEESVPGDWIYVNNFDQPDHPLAIALEAGSGNVLKKQMEEFIERLREDIPKSFRQEDFSKEKQRLSMAYEQRANEAIQELEKLAQEKNLQLQEMPDGRIAMIPKVDGKPMRQEDFDKLDEEHKKEITENQQLLGQKVSTILSQREELGRMLHEELRNIEKSFAKGFIEPGIRDLKEQFKNEKLNSWFDRLKEDLIENINKFQDKQDPQKQQMAALMGVAPQTGDSSFPEYKVNVVVDNGKTKGSPVVIEESPNYKNLFGTIHGSFDRSGQLMTNFNNIKAGSILRANGGYLVINLMETLLEPLVWKELKRTIKSSSLEYHMYDPFGVFATSSLKPEQIPLDIKIVAVGNPLLYHLMQLYDEDFREIFKVKADFTSEMERKEDIDLQLAKFIKKQGNIHSHVLPFDAEAVGETVRIGARLAGDKNKITAELSRLADMIMEASYWARQDNSDVVRKKHIRKAEEEKIFRSNLISEKIEELFENETLLISIDGVAVGQVNGLSVIQLGDYAFGRPSRVTASVGIGTAGIINIERESRLSGQSFDKAMLILEGYLRNKYALKHPLALSASITMEQSYGMIEGDSASIAELVCLLSSFANIEIRQDIAITGSVNQWGNVQAIGGVNEKIEGFYDICKVKGLTGNQGVCIPAANVRNLILRPDVADAIKEGKFHVYAVKTINEVMELLGRIPAGNIDEQGTFHWRVDRRLIEMLSVLREQRVYAPGHEAPQYHISQNGNRDPRPRLPGENREKDEDKQ; from the coding sequence ATGACAGGAATAGAGAAGATTTTGGAGCTCAGCTCAGAAGATCTGGGTCCGCACATAAACAGAGCAAATCTTTCTTTTGAGACAACCGATGAGCTCTCTTCTCTGGAGGAGATAATCGGTCAGCCCAGGGCACACAGGGCTTTAGAGCTTGGACTTGGCATAAGGGACAACGGGTATAATATCTTTGCCGCGGGGGTAAACGGTAGTGGTAAAATGGCCATGGTAAAAGATGTCCTTAATAAGAGAGTGCAGGAGGAGTCGGTTCCTGGTGATTGGATTTATGTGAACAATTTCGATCAACCCGATCATCCGCTGGCCATAGCGCTTGAAGCTGGAAGTGGGAACGTGTTGAAAAAACAGATGGAGGAGTTTATTGAGAGGCTAAGAGAAGATATCCCCAAATCTTTTCGCCAGGAAGATTTCAGCAAAGAGAAGCAACGCCTTAGCATGGCCTATGAACAGAGGGCCAATGAGGCAATTCAGGAGCTTGAAAAGCTCGCTCAGGAGAAAAACCTTCAGCTTCAGGAGATGCCCGATGGAAGGATTGCGATGATCCCTAAAGTGGATGGAAAACCGATGCGTCAGGAGGACTTCGATAAACTCGACGAAGAGCATAAAAAGGAGATCACCGAAAACCAACAGCTCCTGGGTCAGAAAGTCTCAACGATACTTTCCCAAAGAGAGGAGCTTGGGAGGATGCTCCATGAGGAGCTGAGAAATATCGAGAAGAGTTTTGCGAAAGGATTTATCGAACCAGGGATAAGAGATCTTAAAGAGCAATTTAAAAATGAGAAGCTAAACTCCTGGTTTGATCGTCTGAAAGAGGATTTAATAGAAAATATAAATAAATTCCAGGACAAACAGGATCCTCAAAAGCAGCAGATGGCCGCCCTTATGGGTGTAGCACCTCAAACGGGTGATTCTTCATTCCCCGAATACAAAGTAAACGTGGTGGTGGATAACGGGAAAACCAAAGGATCACCGGTGGTAATAGAGGAGTCACCCAATTACAAGAACCTCTTTGGCACGATTCATGGCTCATTTGACCGTTCCGGGCAGCTGATGACCAATTTCAACAATATAAAAGCGGGAAGTATTCTTCGGGCAAACGGAGGGTATCTGGTGATTAATCTCATGGAGACTCTTCTGGAACCCCTGGTTTGGAAAGAACTCAAAAGAACCATAAAGAGCAGCAGTCTTGAGTATCATATGTATGACCCTTTCGGGGTGTTTGCCACCTCATCTCTCAAACCTGAGCAGATACCTCTGGATATAAAGATCGTTGCTGTGGGGAATCCGCTCCTCTATCACTTAATGCAGCTCTATGATGAGGATTTCAGGGAGATTTTTAAGGTAAAGGCTGATTTTACCTCCGAGATGGAACGTAAGGAGGATATAGATCTTCAGCTTGCCAAATTTATTAAAAAGCAGGGGAATATACATTCACACGTTTTGCCCTTCGATGCTGAGGCTGTAGGTGAAACGGTAAGAATCGGGGCTCGTCTGGCGGGGGATAAAAACAAGATCACCGCAGAGCTTAGCCGTCTGGCAGATATGATAATGGAGGCCAGTTACTGGGCAAGGCAGGATAATTCTGATGTGGTACGTAAAAAACATATCCGTAAAGCTGAAGAAGAGAAAATTTTCAGGTCTAATCTCATATCAGAAAAAATAGAGGAACTGTTTGAAAACGAAACTCTGCTCATCTCAATAGATGGTGTTGCGGTGGGGCAGGTGAACGGGTTATCTGTGATTCAGCTTGGAGACTACGCATTTGGAAGACCTTCAAGGGTTACTGCCAGTGTGGGGATCGGTACCGCGGGTATAATAAATATCGAAAGAGAAAGTCGTCTGAGCGGACAGAGCTTTGATAAGGCAATGCTTATACTGGAGGGATATCTGCGCAATAAATATGCTCTGAAACATCCTTTGGCCCTCTCTGCAAGTATCACTATGGAACAAAGCTATGGCATGATTGAGGGCGACAGCGCCTCTATTGCTGAACTTGTCTGTCTGTTAAGCTCATTTGCCAATATCGAAATCCGCCAGGATATTGCCATCACCGGCTCTGTTAACCAGTGGGGAAATGTCCAGGCTATAGGCGGGGTAAATGAAAAAATTGAAGGCTTCTACGATATCTGTAAAGTTAAGGGCCTGACCGGAAATCAGGGAGTCTGTATACCTGCAGCAAATGTAAGAAATCTTATCCTTCGTCCAGATGTCGCGGATGCCATCAAGGAAGGGAAATTTCATGTGTATGCAGTTAAAACCATAAATGAAGTAATGGAGCTGCTTGGTAGAATCCCTGCAGGTAATATCGATGAACAGGGCACATTCCACTGGCGTGTGGACAGACGGCTTATAGAGATGTTGAGTGTGCTAAGAGAGCAGAGAGTATATGCTCCCGGGCATGAAGCCCCTCAATACCATATCTCTCAAAACGGAAACAGAGATCCAAGACCCAGGCTGCCGGGAGAAAACAGGGAAAAGGATGAGGACAAGCAGTAA
- a CDS encoding Protein RtcB, with translation MARRSTASHYKREGENEETPKFNRQHRFYSIKTAHNTIERTGDSVKKIIGSEKIPIKLWLDDIDEGTLRQAKNLANLPFAFKWIALMPDSHQGYGMPIGGVMAAKNVIVPNAVGVDIGCGMCAVRTSLKTVNCDTLKKIMSRIRETIPLGFKRHKQKQIWKGFDAAPDIQVIQRELKSAHFQLGTLGGGNHFIEIQKGSDGYIWIMIHSGSRNFGLQIAREYGQRAVKACEKLKLPDKDLSFFQMGSKNATEYLCAMNFALDFARENRFRMVEAVKRSFVAQIDKVGFQHTINIHHNYAACETHFGEEVIVHRKGATRAQKGETGLIPGSQGTKSYVVKGKGNPHSFMSCSHGAGRKLGRKQAQRELSLREEKKRLDDLNIIHSIRNVSDLDEAAGAYKNIEQVMINQSDLVQIEVELNPLAVIKG, from the coding sequence TTGGCCCGCCGCTCAACTGCGAGCCATTACAAAAGAGAAGGGGAAAATGAGGAAACTCCAAAATTCAACCGACAACACAGGTTTTATAGCATTAAAACGGCACATAACACAATCGAAAGGACCGGAGATTCAGTGAAAAAAATTATCGGTTCTGAAAAAATCCCAATAAAACTCTGGCTCGATGACATAGATGAAGGAACACTCAGGCAGGCAAAAAATCTTGCAAACCTCCCTTTTGCTTTTAAATGGATCGCCCTTATGCCTGACTCCCATCAGGGTTACGGCATGCCCATCGGTGGGGTGATGGCTGCGAAAAATGTGATCGTACCCAATGCAGTAGGTGTAGATATCGGATGTGGCATGTGCGCTGTGAGAACATCCCTGAAAACAGTGAACTGTGATACGCTGAAAAAAATCATGAGCAGGATAAGAGAGACTATTCCCCTTGGCTTCAAACGCCACAAGCAAAAGCAGATCTGGAAAGGATTTGATGCTGCACCGGATATCCAGGTAATTCAAAGGGAGTTGAAATCAGCACATTTTCAACTTGGCACCCTTGGAGGAGGAAACCACTTCATCGAAATACAAAAGGGCTCCGATGGTTACATCTGGATTATGATTCACTCCGGATCGAGGAATTTTGGACTGCAAATAGCCCGCGAGTATGGCCAGAGAGCTGTGAAGGCGTGTGAAAAATTAAAACTTCCCGATAAGGATCTCTCCTTTTTCCAAATGGGATCAAAAAACGCCACCGAGTATTTGTGTGCCATGAATTTCGCCCTCGATTTTGCAAGGGAAAACCGCTTTCGCATGGTGGAAGCTGTAAAGCGCTCATTTGTCGCCCAAATTGATAAAGTTGGTTTTCAGCACACAATTAATATTCATCATAATTACGCCGCGTGTGAAACACATTTTGGAGAAGAGGTGATTGTGCACAGAAAAGGTGCCACAAGGGCTCAAAAAGGTGAAACCGGTCTTATTCCAGGATCACAGGGAACTAAAAGCTATGTAGTTAAAGGCAAGGGCAACCCCCACTCTTTCATGTCCTGTTCCCATGGAGCAGGACGTAAACTTGGAAGAAAACAGGCACAGCGCGAGCTTAGCCTGAGGGAAGAGAAAAAACGTCTCGATGATCTCAATATCATCCACTCGATCAGAAATGTGTCTGATCTGGATGAAGCCGCTGGTGCATACAAAAATATTGAACAGGTAATGATAAATCAGAGTGATCTGGTTCAAATTGAAGTTGAACTGAATCCCCTTGCTGTAATTAAGGGGTGA
- a CDS encoding Adenosine deaminase, giving the protein MLLSLLKKFVTKSKITFLGRIAVVTSVSIGAVFCGLSQNIDEKYYQLTEQYFESLVSSNPVNSAALRQFLTAMPKGGDLHHHYSGAIYTETYLEWVKKNNWYIESQKLKIRDSACVSCITVDSLRSNNQLYMKLLASWSNKDYGNYFDRLPPDQQFFNTFSYFSPVSAEYMHLGLESLQKRAEKENVSYIETMLSKVGVTADSIPDYQMYDSLLSSAADQQTVDSILAVIDSVCLTTPHFKETLENFVGRIDSSQVNIDTNRVRIRYQTYASRTSSPLQVYIDLLSGFKAADTSDLIVGVNIVGPENNFIALRDYTLHMMFFNYLKRNFPDVKKSLHAGELTIGMVEPEQLVFHMNEAVHIAGAQRIGHGVSLPYEFSSFELVEKLRNDSIAIEINFTSNEFILGVKDNDHPYRIYSMFNVPMVISTDDPGVSRNNLSDEYLLLVTRYKPSYEEVKSYVYNSIIYSFLEDHEKDYMLRDLDQRFSEFEKMIANIML; this is encoded by the coding sequence GTGCTACTCTCGCTGTTGAAAAAATTTGTGACAAAAAGTAAAATTACATTTTTAGGTAGAATTGCAGTTGTTACTTCTGTTTCCATAGGGGCTGTTTTTTGTGGTTTATCGCAAAATATAGATGAAAAGTATTACCAGTTAACGGAGCAGTACTTTGAGAGTTTAGTTAGTTCAAATCCGGTAAACAGTGCAGCCCTGAGACAGTTTCTCACCGCAATGCCTAAAGGAGGGGATCTTCATCACCACTATTCAGGGGCTATCTATACAGAGACCTATCTTGAATGGGTAAAAAAGAATAACTGGTATATTGAATCTCAGAAACTTAAAATCCGGGACTCTGCATGCGTAAGCTGCATAACAGTCGATAGTTTACGCAGCAATAATCAGCTTTACATGAAACTCCTGGCATCATGGTCCAATAAGGATTATGGTAATTACTTTGACAGACTGCCCCCAGACCAGCAATTCTTTAATACTTTCAGCTATTTTTCACCCGTTTCAGCTGAATATATGCACCTTGGACTTGAGAGTTTGCAGAAAAGAGCTGAAAAAGAAAACGTATCCTATATTGAAACCATGCTTTCGAAAGTTGGGGTTACAGCAGATTCAATTCCAGATTATCAAATGTATGACAGTCTTCTGAGCAGCGCAGCGGATCAGCAAACGGTTGATAGTATTCTGGCCGTAATTGACTCTGTTTGTCTCACCACCCCTCATTTCAAAGAAACTCTGGAAAATTTTGTGGGTCGGATCGATAGTAGTCAGGTGAATATTGATACAAACCGGGTACGGATCAGGTATCAAACCTATGCATCGAGGACATCATCACCCCTGCAGGTTTATATCGACCTGCTCTCAGGGTTTAAGGCCGCGGACACCTCAGATCTTATTGTCGGGGTGAATATCGTTGGTCCGGAGAATAATTTCATTGCCCTTAGGGATTATACACTGCACATGATGTTTTTCAATTACCTGAAAAGAAATTTTCCTGATGTAAAAAAATCGTTGCATGCGGGGGAGCTGACAATCGGTATGGTTGAACCTGAACAACTTGTTTTCCATATGAATGAAGCTGTTCACATTGCCGGTGCTCAAAGAATTGGTCATGGTGTGAGTCTTCCTTATGAATTTAGCAGTTTTGAGTTAGTGGAAAAACTCAGAAATGATTCCATAGCCATTGAGATCAATTTTACAAGTAATGAGTTTATATTGGGCGTTAAGGATAATGATCATCCCTACAGGATATATTCAATGTTTAATGTGCCAATGGTCATTTCAACAGATGACCCCGGAGTATCGAGAAATAATCTCTCTGATGAGTATCTGCTTCTGGTCACAAGATATAAACCTTCATACGAAGAGGTTAAGAGTTATGTGTATAACAGTATAATTTACTCATTTCTTGAAGATCATGAGAAGGATTATATGTTGAGAGATCTTGACCAAAGGTTTTCAGAATTTGAAAAAATGATTGCAAATATTATGCTTTGA
- a CDS encoding ATP phosphoribosyltransferase has protein sequence MIKIALPNKGMLFEPALSLFKACGYKVSKTRKTLSSTDPENGVEFFFLRPDDIPMYVGKGIIDAGVTGVDFEAEAGSLCEKVLDLGFCKSRHFAAVPDKSDISSLEQLRDKRIATSYPGIVENYFGSPCPEIIPLTGAVEISVSLGVADAVVDVVETGTTLKQAGLRILGEPLFSSQAALFAHPGRSLLPDLLTLKKRLEGKLVATAWMMVEYDVNADTLEKACAVTPGLSSPTVSPLYNKGWFAVKAMVKKNESNLVMDKLSDLGCKGILLTSIESARI, from the coding sequence ATGATTAAAATCGCACTGCCAAACAAGGGTATGCTCTTTGAACCGGCTTTAAGTCTGTTTAAAGCATGCGGATATAAAGTGTCCAAAACTCGTAAAACTCTCTCCAGCACAGACCCTGAAAACGGAGTCGAATTTTTCTTTCTCAGACCAGACGACATCCCGATGTATGTGGGAAAAGGGATAATTGACGCAGGCGTAACGGGGGTTGACTTTGAAGCTGAAGCTGGTTCACTTTGTGAGAAAGTTCTTGATCTGGGGTTTTGTAAGTCAAGACATTTTGCAGCAGTTCCGGACAAATCTGATATCAGCTCTCTGGAGCAGCTCCGTGACAAGCGCATAGCCACAAGTTATCCCGGCATAGTGGAGAATTATTTCGGTTCACCATGTCCGGAAATTATCCCCCTTACAGGTGCGGTCGAAATAAGCGTCAGTCTTGGTGTTGCAGATGCTGTAGTTGATGTTGTGGAGACAGGCACCACTTTAAAACAGGCGGGGCTTCGTATTCTTGGTGAGCCGCTCTTCAGCTCCCAGGCTGCACTCTTTGCACATCCCGGCAGAAGCTTACTTCCCGACTTACTTACTTTAAAAAAACGTCTTGAAGGTAAACTGGTTGCAACCGCCTGGATGATGGTTGAATACGATGTCAATGCTGATACACTGGAAAAAGCGTGTGCTGTTACCCCCGGCCTCTCCTCCCCCACTGTTAGTCCACTCTATAACAAAGGGTGGTTTGCAGTCAAGGCGATGGTCAAAAAAAATGAATCCAATCTGGTCATGGACAAACTGTCAGATTTGGGGTGCAAAGGTATTCTGCTGACATCAATCGAAAGTGCCCGTATCTAA
- a CDS encoding phosphohydrolase gives MERLEKQIRFLIEIDKVKNIIRRTRLISSKRYENDAEHGWHMGLMALILSEYSNEKIDICKVVKMALIHDIVEIDAGDTFLYAEDQSEKEEKEQACAKRVFGLLPQDQYEEFMSLWEEFEAKETAEAKFAGSLDRLGPVMQNYHDNGHAWRKHNITSDLVLNKNSQINKGSNRLWQYVKELIDNAVKRGFLKDKRENSN, from the coding sequence ATGGAACGGTTAGAAAAGCAGATACGATTCCTTATTGAGATCGATAAGGTCAAAAATATTATCAGGAGAACAAGGTTAATAAGCAGTAAGAGGTATGAAAATGATGCAGAGCATGGGTGGCATATGGGTCTTATGGCGCTAATATTGTCTGAATACTCCAATGAGAAAATAGACATTTGCAAGGTGGTAAAGATGGCCCTCATACACGATATCGTGGAAATCGATGCTGGTGATACCTTTTTGTATGCAGAGGACCAAAGTGAAAAAGAGGAAAAAGAGCAGGCCTGTGCAAAGCGGGTTTTCGGCTTACTGCCCCAGGATCAATACGAGGAATTTATGTCTCTTTGGGAAGAGTTTGAAGCGAAAGAAACAGCTGAAGCAAAATTCGCCGGATCACTCGATCGACTTGGGCCGGTCATGCAGAACTATCATGATAACGGACATGCATGGAGAAAGCATAATATCACATCAGACCTGGTCTTGAATAAAAACAGTCAAATTAACAAAGGTTCAAACAGGTTGTGGCAGTATGTAAAAGAACTTATCGACAATGCGGTTAAAAGAGGTTTTTTAAAAGATAAGAGAGAAAACAGCAACTAA